In the genome of Plutella xylostella chromosome 6, ilPluXylo3.1, whole genome shotgun sequence, the window actcCATTAAAGCTCATTTTTGTAAATCTAACCAAGTTTGTCAATGTGACGATTTAACTCTAGCATTCAATATAAAGTATCTGGGTGTAATGATTGATAGCACTCTAAGTTTTAATCGTCACATTGACCTACTGTCATCTAGGACTCGTAAACTTATATTTATCTTCAAAACCCTGCGGCATGTTTCTGATAAAAACATCATCAACATGGTGTACTTAGCACTATGTCAATCAATCCTGTGTTACTGCATTACTGTTTGGGGGGGTTCATGCAAAtctagaataataaaattagaaaGGGCGCAAAGAGCCGTCCTAAAAGTCAGTCACTCTTTACCATTTTTCTTCCCTACGAAAGATCTCTACTCTTTGTCGAATGTTCTCTCTATCCGTAAACTATTCGTTCTTAATACCATACTAAAGCAACACTCTAGCCTCAAATATGACCCATCTATTATGCAAAATAGACGCGTGAAACATATGATCTGCCGCTCAAATACAGTTATGAATACAGTGTTCTCGAATAGATTCTTTGAATTCTTGGGAGGTTACCTTTATAATAAGGCAAATAAAATGCTTCAAATATACTCGTTAACCAAAGCAAACGTCAAAAAAGTTGTATCGGAATGGCTTAGATCACTTGATTATGAAGAAACCGAAAATCTTTTACACATCGTctcataatacctattatttcatattattacctaaataTGTCAACTATACTTATTCGTCGCcacaaaagtatttatttctttcacttacacacgcacacacacacacacacacacacacacacacactcacacacacacatacacacacacacacacacacacatatacgCATACATATACCCTCACACCCTACTTTATgtaaaactaattgtttaatgTTCATTGTTATCAGTTAAGACGCATTGTATCCATTGTCCACATGGTTCAGAGTAGGAGAGGCTGGTAATCCGTCATACAGGTCTCCTAGTACGGACACCAGTCTCTCACATAGATCAAAACTAATGTACAATCTAATCTTAGCATAACAACCTATACATTTTCTGTAAACATCTGTGTgagagaaaaataaagatttttattattatattattattattattattattatcataatcatcacacgggtcttcttccaatgaagaaTGAGTTTTAGGCTTAGTCTACCACGCTGGCATAGTGTGGGCCTATTGTTAAACTTTGTGTAATTTCTTATTCAATTAACAAATCTTAATCTAGGCACGTTGCTGGACAGAACTACTTTGACAGTGGCCATCAGCCTGAGACTAGGGCTTCAAACCAATGAGCCACATCGCTGCCGCTGTGGGGAACATGCTGACCGCCGCGGTCACCACGGCTTATCGTGCGGCCGCAGTGCCGGGCGTATAGCGCGCCATGCCGCACTCAATGACACCATCCGCCGGGCCCTTGCCAGTGCAAATGTTCCCGCTACCTTAGAGCCAAGCGGGATCATGCGGAACGACGGCAAGAGACCCGACGGCATGATTCTGGTGCCATGGAAGAGGGGCCGGCTGCTGGTGTGGGACGCAACATGCGTGGACACACTAGCACCGTCCCATCTTCCATCTACCTCCAGAGAGGCTGGCGCTGCGGCCGGGCGGGCGGAGATGATGAAAGGCCGCAAATATGCATCCCTAGGAGAGGGGTACATGTTTGTGCCTTTCGGAGTCGAAACCctagggccgtggggaccggaggcacgtcagctttttaaagacatcagcatcagactaatagaagtctcaagggaccctagggctggctcTTACCTCgcacaaaggctaagcatcgctatacagcggggtaacgcggccagcgtcttgggtaccctacccgacagtggcagcgatctggccagcattttctttttagtttaattttaattttatattagttagttttagttaggcattaataataatttaattaagaagTAGTATGTAAAATGAAGACGTTCAACAATAAATCACCACTCGatattgattaaaaaaaaaaaaattaacaaatgaacgagtgtttattttttgtgtaacCGGCACTAACAGTATTTCCCTCATTGTTTCAGTGTGCAACTTCATAGTGCACGAGCGGTGCGTGGGGCAGGTGGTGACGCCATGCTGCGGCGTCGCGCCGAGCCTCATCAAGGTAACTGGAGATACGACCCGGAAATAGGcctgggggttactctataatgACGAacaacgaacgaacgagagcggTCGTGCAATCgcgatagagtcgtggctcgcacaGCAGCTCTCCGAAACTTCCtatttcgtcatatagagtgaccccccaggaaCAGTTTAAGGAAGTAGGCTGCTTTcttatatttaaaacttttataaattggTTATTAACACAATATTTGTGTGACAGAATCCGGTGGCGCACTGCTGGTCGGAGCCCACGCACCACAAGCGCAAGTTCTGCACGGTGTGTCGGAAGCGCCTCGATGAGCTTCCCTCACTGCATTGCATGAGTAAGTTGTTCTACTACCTActatttatacttaggtactacttattattatttcatcatATATACTTAGATGATACAATCTTACATAATGTGTGCTTTATGAAAGCATCTAAGTTTTAtctaataattttcttttgttttccGGCAGTAACCGCATGAGggtaaagttttatttaggGTTTCACTAGCTGCAGCTAGACATGGTTTTATTGTGTGTTTCGGCTCTTCGACTTTTTAGTATATCGCTCATATAATCGAACCTGCTAAACCGTACTGCTAGATCATCAAATACGTAATATATGCTGATTGTGAAATGTAGACGACTCAGTGCATAAGATTCACTCGGATGAAGTTACAGTCATCATTATAGACTCAACGATTATCAGTAAACCGCGTCAATGCTACGATACTAGCCCTATTATCCCTCTGAGAAACCCAGAGCATAGTTTCCTCTATCCAGCTCTTTTGGCCACTCATCACTCGCGCCATCTGTCCGCAGTATGCGAGTACTTCGTGCACGGCGAGTGCGTGGACTTCGCGGCGGCGGATTGCAAGGAGAATGCCACGTACTCGGCGGGCAGCGAGCCCCGCCACGTGCACCACTGGCGCGAGGGCAACCTGCCCGCCAACTCCAAGTGCGCGGCGTGCCGGCGCGCCTGCTGGTCCGCCGAGTGCCTCACCGGCTACCGCTGCGAGTGGTGCGGGAGCACGGTCAGTATCCCCCCGCCTATGCAGTCCTGGTACTTTGTTTAAACAAGAAGCCATGGTCTCATGAGTTGGTTGATGTCGCTTTGTGTCCACCAGAAGCAATGGTCTGATGAGTTGATTGTGTTGGTTCACAGTGCCACGCGGGATGCCGCGGGCTGTTGCCGGAAGAATGCAACTTCGGCATGCTTCAGCCCATCTTCCTGCCTCCGTCGGCGGTGTCGATCCCCCGGACGGAGGTGCCCATGGAGGCAATCATAGGGGTCCAGGTTCGACCCCCGCCTTCCCAGCGGGACTTCGGATGCCGTAAGTGTCACGCTTTACAGCGTAGCCAACGCAACGGGCACCATTCTGCTTTTCGCCCGTTACATGCGCCTCGCCATTCGCGACCGATCGCTTCCTCTTACGAGTAGAGTAGGCCATGCTTCTCTTACCAAGTAGAGAGTCGATCACTCGCGATCTGGTTTCTAGCACTTTTGAGATATCATTCGTCACCACAATctttttatcataatttaagcgtacttttcatatttttctataCTTAAAGCTTACAGCAAATACACGAGCATTTTTCTATACAAAATCAATTCTATTATCCTCTACAAGTACCTACTGCAACTGCAAAATGATGAGGAGTAGTGTAGGTGTGGAATCATGGTCTACGCCGGAGCCGTGAGCCGCTCCCGTAGTGTAGAGGCGGTCGAATCGCGGGGCCATGTGTCGAGCTAAAAGCGGTGGGTGTGTGAGCGGTGTTATTGGGCAGCTGGCgagcgcggggcgcggcgcgcgcggcggctgGCGTGGCTGGCGCGGCGGCTGCTGCCGGCGTCCTGCGCGCCGCACCGGGGCGCCTCGCCGCCCTACTCGCGAGGTACCACGAGCACCGAGCATCGCATGCGCACCGCACGGCTTCAGCGAACTTAACGCCGAGTCATCGTTACACCACTCAAACAACTATAGCGACGACAATTGGAACTTATTTAACAATGTTTTGTAATCTGACTTCGACCTAGGTCTACGATATTCAACGTCTTCGTTAATTACCATTCCTGACCTAGTATTCCTGAAGTCAATTAATTTCGCTGAAGTTGATCACATTTACAGCTTTTGCTATGTGCTTTTCTGAACTGCAAactatgttaattttattttcttcttaAATATAACTTACTTATACGTAcctaaatcaataatttatataacttCTTACAACTAACAAACTggcttaaatatatttatgtaactacATAATTCATATACAAATATGCATTCAGCATGTATTATTTTGCATTTCACTCACAAGACGAATTTAATCTTGCCTTTATGAATTTATAACATTCATAAACTAAGACAAGAGTACCCTacttaaaactattttacCTTCCTTTTTACagtttaataatttttcaatGACTGTAGGTTGGTGATGCTCTAATAGTTTCTAGATAGTTACAAATGTTATAAGTATCAAACGAAAGATCATTATTAACATGCCTTTCGTTTGAATGTCACCAACCTACCGTCGTTTCTGTAAGTTATAATATCGAGACAATAGCACGGCAGTCCCATGGCCACGAGCACTCTACAGTGTTCCACCGGCAAAGGTAACacacaatacaatattatacttataaaaatgtacTGTCTAttcaataatatacatatctaATACAAAAAGATATATATCTACGTGTTATATTCATTTGCAAGCAGCGCTGCTAGCTATACATGTGTGTTTcaataacattttgtttatcTTTGCTGATAAAAGTTATATCTTCAGTATCTACCGACATATATGTTTACAAAACTCCTCAGTTACCTTTGTAGAGCTTATATGATTGCCacttaaaaataaacctaggtaggtacctaatgttAACAGCCCAGAcattgaaaacttttatcagcaaagctgtttttttatttcgtaaaCCGAAAGCAAATCCACATGACAGGACAGTTTACTGTGTTTATTTCAGGACAAGATGCAGATGAGAACCAACATCTTGTCCATTCAAACCGTTCAGGCTTTCATTtccattatttttgtttataattatgtccTTGATCGTGTGGAATGTTTGTTTGTAAAGAAATTAATcatcaataataaactaaTACCTAACTAAATGAGTGTACCATctaaatagttaaataatataaaatagtagTAGTTCAATATATTCACGCTTTATGTGGTTATGAATGACCCCATTCCCTACAATAACGTACAAGTACGGAATTTAAGCTTTTTTAAGCTACTCTGCCTATGTATTGCTCCTATAGCCTATCGATAGAATATATCGATATGGGCTATGGAATAATCGTTCGAACAAAGTTGCATAATAGTAGAAGTTGTGACCACAATGGCGGTAAAAGATTCGCCTACACGCATTCATTCACTTTTAgtaagtaacataaaatatacttctaTGAGGCAAAATAGACCGCAGGTTTTGTAAACCTATTGCGTATAGTCGGAGCTTTTTATCGAACAAATGAAAGCTTTGTCCAAATGAATTAATAATCTGTGGTTACGTGCTTCCAAACCGCAAATTCACGACCATGCAAGCATTATACCTACAACGTTCAAAAGCAATCCTGTTGGAACCTAACTGATAAACTGAACGTATCTATCACTTACATTTTCATTCGTCTACTTCCTTCTGAGCCACTACATCCTCTATGAGAGGGATCAGCTGGTTGTCTAGATAGTCCAGTCAAAGGgaacataatattagttatgcCCATCTTAAATCCCCAAAACATCTGTAAAGTTGAAAAAAAGGATTTTCTATCAGGAATAAGAAGCTTTTTCCTAACGAAAAATCTTTTGGTCATTTCACAAAGAATGAAGAAGTTGACTTTACCATGGAAATCATGAAGCATGGGATTTTACTACAAACCATCCACGTTCAGTGTATCAAGGTCCACCAAAACAGCGATTGCTCGCGACGTGGCGTAGGGCGGGCCGCGGGGGGAGTATGTGAGCGATGCGGGTGTTGCAGCGAGGAGCGTGTCGGAGGAGTTCAGCTCGGGCTGCGAGGCGCGGTCGGGCTCCGCTGGCGGCTCCACGGGCGCCCCGGCCGACCAGGACCACCGCCCCGACCACAGCAAGCAGCACCGGGACCGCACGCCTGATGATAGAGATGAAGGTAAGGCTGTTGTGTTTAGCTACAATGTTATATTTCGTCGAGGCATAATAAGCCCTTAGGGACATGTGCAGATCTTTGCTGtgtgtaattaataatattgccCTTGAATTACTAAGAGTTATAACAACGCAAGCTGCCTCCGACCCATTATGAGGCGCAAATCCACGAGCCTATTCTGGCAATAATTTTCATTGTTCCATTATGAGGAGTACAAGCTGTGTTCTTAGCTTTTAGTTAGATACTTCAAAATCGTTTCAGCCTTGAATACATTATTACGACCATATCTTAAGAATGTTCACTCCAACGGGCATTACCCATCCGCAGAAGTGATCAAGGTGTACGACGGCGAGGTGGCGTGGCTACGGCGCATCTACCGCGGCGTCGTGGTGGGCCGCAACTGGGGCGAGCGCGAGCTGGTGTCCGCGGCCCTCAGGGCGTTCCACGTGGCGCGGGACCCGGAGCAGTTTGAGCTGACGGACGCTCTGGCCGGCGACGAGCCCGTGCTGCGGGACCCCTGCCCGCTGGCGCATGTTACTAGGATACCCAATAAACGGCCGGCGCTGTTCTTGCGGTTTAAGTTAGTATACTTTTTTGTCATAGGCCTTTTAAGTTATGATGTGGCGATGTGCTTTGTCAGCAACAATTAAGTCAATATGGGAACAGCCCACCATTCACCACCCTAAATAAGAAAGGAAAGGAAAGAGAGAGCTTTTTCTAGAACTTTACAACTTTTCGTTCAGTTCAGCACCATCGTCAATTCACAATCCTTTTATACTTTGGCACTACTAGTGTTTAGTCACTCATAATCCCCGAACGTCCCGAATCTCTAACTTCCACCTTCCCCCAGGGAGCCGGAGTCAGGCGGCGGCGAGGTGCGCGTGTACCCGGGTCGCATAGCTGGCGCGACCCAGGACACGTACGTGACGGTGGCCTGCAACGGAGACCACACGGTGGCGGACCTCATGGCGTCCGCCTTGGAGCGGTTCGGCCTCGACCCCGGCACGGCCGTGGACGACTACCGCTGCTCGGAGATACTGCTGGATCGGGGAGGTAGTTATAATGCTATTTTTAAGGGAAGAACCAAAGCCGAAACGATACACCACAATCTTGTACATagttttactaaaataaaaataaaagcaacCTGATCACACTATCACTGGAACTGGCAGAGAatgaagaatttaataattataatcagtCAACACAATCATCTTACAATCCTATTTGTGCCATTTATAACATTTGTAACATTTAGATTTCCAGGAATCTCAAGAACTCCTTCCGATCCTTCCACCATTCCAAGAATTCGAAGGCATGCCTATACATAACCATGCACCCTCCCGCAGTGTCAGAACGGGTGCTCAGCGAAGACGAGCGTCCGTGGCGCATCGTGGTCCGGCTGGCCAAGGAGTCGGTGCGGCGGATGGAGCTGGCGCGGTTCTACCTCCAGCCCAAGCGCGACCCGCACGGGCCCACGCTCGCCCTGTTTGTCGCTTCGCTGCCCCCGGGACTGTCGGAGAGGAACTACGAGAACATACTCGTCGAGTTTTTGGGAGCTGGTGGGTGTTTTGTGACTTTTAGGGTACCTACACTTAAGTTGAAACAAAGATGTAGTACAGATATTTAGCTGTTTTAGGCTCAAACACACAATTAACAAGGTATTAAATGACCAGCCTGTACGTTGGAGGTGTTCTAATATACTATTAATTAGTGTGTTTCTTGATACGGGAGTCTACTTTGATCATATATCGACACCATGTCTATTTCAAACGTCTCTGGACCAGCCAGACTGGCTAAATGACACATCCACCTACAGCACCCCCCAAAACGTCTACGTTTTACGTTTACGTTTGTAACTTAACCTAACCAACCCTCATCATCCCCTAGACCTGAAGTTCAACTCGATCGGCCCCATCTACTACGAGTACGGCTCGATGGTGATCACGTACGAGGACGCGAGCAAGGCGGTGcgcgcgctgctgctgctgcgggAGGCCCGATATGAAGATAAACATTTATTAGGTAAGACCAAGAAGCTATTAGCTGCCTATAGGTACAGTGGAAAGACAATAGAGATACAACGTATAGAAGGCGTCactcttaattttaaaatgagctTATTACCAGAAAGGCAGTTGGTATTGATGTGAAGTCTTGGCTTCTGTGTTATTAGGAACGAAagttaaatacctaaatacacaGAAGCCAAGACTTCACATCAATACCAACTGCCTTGCTGGTACCGTAAAGTTCAAGAATTCTGATACGATCAGGTACTTTGCAGCTCCTAAAACACTAAAAGTGATAAACAACAAATACCTGACTCACCATCCTTCCGCAGTGATGCTTTTGCCGAGCATCGAACCTTCTCAAGTGCCCGCGAACGTCAAGCCGTTGCTTGTGTTCGTGAACGTCAAGTCTGGAGGATGTCAGGGGCTCGAGCTGATATCCTCCTTCCGGAAACTCCTTAACCCTTACCAGGTGTTTGACCTGGAGAACGGAGGTCCATTGCCTGGGTAAGTTGATTTTTCTGCTGTTAGACTCTACCAGAATTGCTACTTATCTTGGATATTTAACAATGGTGAATAATAAGCATCCAATCAATACCTAAAGGCATgtttatagaaataaaaactgaaacaTTAAAACATACACGAAATTCTGAATCTAGACTTTTGCTTTAGTCGTATCGTGACTATTAGcaattacatacttaatttCATCCATTTAACTATACAGTTTACTACTTTCATTATAAAGGTCTGAAATACTCTGAAAATTCTCTCTGGTATTTTCCCTTATATTTCACAACGTAAATCCGTATTTAGTCTGCCTCCACTAAGTTCAGAGCCCTTTTGCAGACTGTACGTGTTTCGCCACATTCCTAACTACAAGATCCTGGTCTGCGGTGGCGACGGCACCATCGGCTGGGTGCTGCAGTGCCTCGACAACGTCGGCCAGGACTCGCAGTGCTCCAACCCGCCCTGCGCCATCGTACCACTCGGGACAGGTCGGTATTACTGGCTATAAAGAAACATACGCTATGGcctatagatagatagactgTTTGATCTGGCTTCGAACATGATATGTTACAGTCCTTATCGAAACATTGAGGTTCTATCGTTCGTACGATATGGAAATGCTAGCCAAGAAGCTTTGAGATTTCTTCTATCCTTTCTTGTGTAAGTCAGTTGACTTGCACAAGCATACAGCACTTCAAATCATCCAAGTCTCAGTAGTGCAGTGTGTAATTTGGCAAAACATAATGCCTTTTCGCAGGTAACGACCTGGCGCGGGTGCTCCGCTGGGGCTCCGGCTACACGGGCTGCGAGGACCCGCTGTCTTTGCTCCGTGACGTCATCGACGCAGAGGAGATCCGCCTGGACCGCTGGACGGTCGTCTTCCACCCCGAGGACAAGCAGGACGAGCCCAAGGAGCTGTCCAAGCAGCTGCCCGGTAAGTTCCGTAAGTGACAGGCGTGTGAAAGTTGGTGGAATACCGGGTTGAGGATAGGATCGTGATGGTAGTCCAACTTGTTTTACAGCGCGATACGATGAGGATTGACGGATTCATGCATTGTCATTCCGCTTCACGATTTTAACGTCCATCATCAaaatataatcatcatcatcgatCAATAAATTTGGAAGGATTTGTCTTGGTACATATGTAGGCAATCACATTAAATTATCAGATCAGCCTATAAATAGGATTATAACTACTGGTAAACCTTCGGTTTCTTTTCAGTTGCCTTTAGGTTCAATCGTCTGACTATATACAGCCAcaaaattgttttgttttaaaatcaatCATCTTAATTCTTCATAACTATAATTATCTTAATGTATCTACATAAACTACACAACTCTCCATATCTCAAACATTTTAACAACAGTGGAATCCTCCTACCGCAACTCCAGACCAACTGTGGGTCCTACAGCCATCAATATCTCGACCATGAGCAACCGAGTCAAGTCTCACAGTTGGTTTGTTCACAGCGTCCGTGCAGGCCGGGTCGCAGAGCGAGGACAACTCGCAGATCCTCGTCATGAACAATTACTTCGGGATCGGGATAGACGCGGACCTCTGCCTCGACTTCCATAACGCTAGAGAGGAAAACCCTAATAAGTTTAATAGCAGGTGAGTTACTAGGCGACTTATGCGACTAAACAATTAGGTTtggaagtatttttttgcccATTaatccttatccttatttCTTAAGTTAACCATGGCAAGGAAAGAGGGATGCTATAACCCattaactttttataataactCTTGGAAGTAAAATACAAACTAACTATTTAAAGCCTTGTTTCATGATACTCTGTAAGATCTTTGAGTATGTTATTTCGCAATTGACATGCatcttttaaaatcaaaaatactatatacttaataaacatATATACGTATAAACTCGCTGCAGTTAGCTCTACTCCCAGATTTCGGCGGAATCTAACGGTGCGTTCCTCTCCAACAGATTACGTAATAAGGGTGTGTACGTAAAGATGGGTCTCCGCAAGATGGTGGGCCGCAAGATGTGCAAGGACCTGCACAAGGCGGTGCGGCTCGAGGTGGACGGCAAGCATGTGGAGCTACCCGCAGTGGAGGgaatcattattttaaatatactcAGGTGGGTCCCGTTGCTGGCTGATAATAGTAGATTCACGACACAATAAGGACAGGtctacaatatttttagattgGGCTTGTAATAAAGGTCGACCCAAATCATGATCTTTATAAACAACTCGCCTAGTCAATATAAGTACCTTGGTTCTTTAGTAAAAGGTACCATGGGACTTCAGTGGCTTCTTTCAGTGAACTTTACTGCCTTTTCTCTTTAAtaatggtaggtaggtattaatgGAGTAATAGACATGGGTTAGAAGCAAAGAGGTTATCCAGAACATATTTTAGATATTACGATGactttaggtactttattCTGAATATGTTTGCGATGCTTCCAGTTGGGGTTCGGGCGCGAACCCGTGGGGTCCGGAGAAGGACGACCAGTTCAACAAGCCGAACCACTGGGACGGGATGCTGGAGGTGGTGGGGGTGACCGGCGTCGTGCACCTCGGCCAGATCCAGTCCGGCCTGCGCGGCGCCATGCGGATAGCACAGGTGGGGACGATGGatgatatataattatgtggcCTGAATGTCTGAATAAAAGCGTTTTGATGATGGAGTAAAACTTATGTTCTCATTTCAGGGTGGTCACATCAAAATAAACCTGAAGAGCGAGATTCCAGTACAAGTAGATGGCGAGCCGTGGGTTGCGGCGCCTAGTGAAGTAGTCGTCCTCAAATCCGCTTTAAAGGTAAGCCCCCTCCACTTTAACGTTTGCATGTGCTCGTTTGTTTGTGCCAACATCTCGATACTCGAATCGTACCCCTAAACTAACCTTTCTAACGAATTGGCTGTAAATCCCCCCGAGTCACGTAACGCCCGAGCACTCAAACTCCAAACAGCACCAAAATTCCAAAATTAGAGAGGTGGTACATGCGTACATAGCGATAGTTGTGTGGTGTGAGGTGCGGGCGTCGCGTGCCGGGCCGGACGGCCGTGGCGCGGGCCCGGCGGGCGCGCTCCACGGTGACGTCACGTGTGTTTAGGCCACAATGCTGAAGAAAACCAAGCGCGGTGCCTCCGCGGGGCCGGGCCCGTGACGCGCCGCTCACACCGCTCGCGCGTGCTGCAGGCCACCATGCTGAAGAAGCTGCGCGGCAAGGTGCGGCGGCGCGACACGGAGCcggcgctgccgccgccgccgccgccgccgccgccgccgcccgactCCTGAATCTGGCTCAGCGAGCGCCTCATCTAGCGGCCGTCCGCCCAGGGCTCAGGGCGGGCGGCCGCAAGGCGTCTCGCTGCTCCAGCCCCGCCCGAGGCCACCTCCTCACGTCTGTATATCATTATATAATTGTAGCTATAATTAATGTAATCGTATACAGATGACGCAAACAaaagtttatattaaatatatataaagggatgatactattattaaaacaaaaatatatataaattattaaaaattcaaaaataaaagttattataGAAGTTAGTAATCAAGGTTTTTTTTAGAacattaattacttatacctatatgttattattttcgattgtaaaaaaataagtaaatctataaataaacaatatctTTTAGTTACTTTTATTCAGTATTTTAATAAGATAAGTTCtctgtaaaaaaacaattaaaaatcaaACTTATATGTAGTTAATAATCTCTTTTTATTTCGTGTAATGGCACCCTGTAACTACGTACGTACTGTGTGG includes:
- the LOC105384536 gene encoding diacylglycerol kinase theta isoform X5, translating into MYKKVCNFIVHERCVGQVVTPCCGVAPSLIKNPVAHCWSEPTHHKRKFCTVCRKRLDELPSLHCMICEYFVHGECVDFAAADCKENATYSAGSEPRHVHHWREGNLPANSKCAACRRACWSAECLTGYRCEWCGSTCHAGCRGLLPEECNFGMLQPIFLPPSAVSIPRTEVPMEAIIGVQVRPPPSQRDFGCPGERGARRARRLAWLARRLLPASCAPHRGASPPYSRARSVSEEFSSGCEARSGSAGGSTGAPADQDHRPDHSKQHRDRTPDDRDEEVIKVYDGEVAWLRRIYRGVVVGRNWGERELVSAALRAFHVARDPEQFELTDALAGDEPVLRDPCPLAHVTRIPNKRPALFLRFKEPESGGGEVRVYPGRIAGATQDTYVTVACNGDHTVADLMASALERFGLDPGTAVDDYRCSEILLDRGVSERVLSEDERPWRIVVRLAKESVRRMELARFYLQPKRDPHGPTLALFVASLPPGLSERNYENILVEFLGADLKFNSIGPIYYEYGSMVITYEDASKAVRALLLLREARYEDKHLLVMLLPSIEPSQVPANVKPLLVFVNVKSGGCQGLELISSFRKLLNPYQVFDLENGGPLPGLYVFRHIPNYKILVCGGDGTIGWVLQCLDNVGQDSQCSNPPCAIVPLGTGNDLARVLRWGSGYTGCEDPLSLLRDVIDAEEIRLDRWTVVFHPEDKQDEPKELSKQLPVGLFTASVQAGSQSEDNSQILVMNNYFGIGIDADLCLDFHNAREENPNKFNSRLRNKGVYVKMGLRKMVGRKMCKDLHKAVRLEVDGKHVELPAVEGIIILNILSWGSGANPWGPEKDDQFNKPNHWDGMLEVVGVTGVVHLGQIQSGLRGAMRIAQGGHIKINLKSEIPVQVDGEPWVAAPSEVVVLKSALKATMLKKLRGKVRRRDTEPALPPPPPPPPPPPDS
- the LOC105384536 gene encoding diacylglycerol kinase theta isoform X6 gives rise to the protein MAQAAPRTHSFAKKTFHKPTYCHHCSDLLWGLIGQGYGCEVCNFIVHERCVGQVVTPCCGVAPSLIKNPVAHCWSEPTHHKRKFCTVCRKRLDELPSLHCMICEYFVHGECVDFAAADCKENATYSAGSEPRHVHHWREGNLPANSKCAACRRACWSAECLTGYRCEWCGSTCHAGCRGLLPEECNFGMLQPIFLPPSAVSIPRTEVPMEAIIGVQVRPPPSQRDFGCPRSVSEEFSSGCEARSGSAGGSTGAPADQDHRPDHSKQHRDRTPDDRDEEVIKVYDGEVAWLRRIYRGVVVGRNWGERELVSAALRAFHVARDPEQFELTDALAGDEPVLRDPCPLAHVTRIPNKRPALFLRFKEPESGGGEVRVYPGRIAGATQDTYVTVACNGDHTVADLMASALERFGLDPGTAVDDYRCSEILLDRGVSERVLSEDERPWRIVVRLAKESVRRMELARFYLQPKRDPHGPTLALFVASLPPGLSERNYENILVEFLGADLKFNSIGPIYYEYGSMVITYEDASKAVRALLLLREARYEDKHLLVMLLPSIEPSQVPANVKPLLVFVNVKSGGCQGLELISSFRKLLNPYQVFDLENGGPLPGLYVFRHIPNYKILVCGGDGTIGWVLQCLDNVGQDSQCSNPPCAIVPLGTGNDLARVLRWGSGYTGCEDPLSLLRDVIDAEEIRLDRWTVVFHPEDKQDEPKELSKQLPASVQAGSQSEDNSQILVMNNYFGIGIDADLCLDFHNAREENPNKFNSRLRNKGVYVKMGLRKMVGRKMCKDLHKAVRLEVDGKHVELPAVEGIIILNILSWGSGANPWGPEKDDQFNKPNHWDGMLEVVGVTGVVHLGQIQSGLRGAMRIAQGGHIKINLKSEIPVQVDGEPWVAAPSEVVVLKSALKATMLKKLRGKVRRRDTEPALPPPPPPPPPPPDS
- the LOC105384536 gene encoding diacylglycerol kinase theta isoform X1, which encodes MAQAAPRTHSFAKKTFHKPTYCHHCSDLLWGLIGQGYGCEVCNFIVHERCVGQVVTPCCGVAPSLIKNPVAHCWSEPTHHKRKFCTVCRKRLDELPSLHCMICEYFVHGECVDFAAADCKENATYSAGSEPRHVHHWREGNLPANSKCAACRRACWSAECLTGYRCEWCGSTCHAGCRGLLPEECNFGMLQPIFLPPSAVSIPRTEVPMEAIIGVQVRPPPSQRDFGCPGERGARRARRLAWLARRLLPASCAPHRGASPPYSRARSVSEEFSSGCEARSGSAGGSTGAPADQDHRPDHSKQHRDRTPDDRDEEVIKVYDGEVAWLRRIYRGVVVGRNWGERELVSAALRAFHVARDPEQFELTDALAGDEPVLRDPCPLAHVTRIPNKRPALFLRFKEPESGGGEVRVYPGRIAGATQDTYVTVACNGDHTVADLMASALERFGLDPGTAVDDYRCSEILLDRGVSERVLSEDERPWRIVVRLAKESVRRMELARFYLQPKRDPHGPTLALFVASLPPGLSERNYENILVEFLGADLKFNSIGPIYYEYGSMVITYEDASKAVRALLLLREARYEDKHLLVMLLPSIEPSQVPANVKPLLVFVNVKSGGCQGLELISSFRKLLNPYQVFDLENGGPLPGLYVFRHIPNYKILVCGGDGTIGWVLQCLDNVGQDSQCSNPPCAIVPLGTGNDLARVLRWGSGYTGCEDPLSLLRDVIDAEEIRLDRWTVVFHPEDKQDEPKELSKQLPVGLFTASVQAGSQSEDNSQILVMNNYFGIGIDADLCLDFHNAREENPNKFNSRLRNKGVYVKMGLRKMVGRKMCKDLHKAVRLEVDGKHVELPAVEGIIILNILSWGSGANPWGPEKDDQFNKPNHWDGMLEVVGVTGVVHLGQIQSGLRGAMRIAQGGHIKINLKSEIPVQVDGEPWVAAPSEVVVLKSALKATMLKKLRGKVRRRDTEPALPPPPPPPPPPPDS